CAGATGCTGGCTGGGCGCGATTTGCCGCTGACACTGCTCAACGGCCGTTCCCACGAAGCCCTGGCTGCCTGTGATGCGGTGTTGATTGCTTCGGGCACCGCCACTCTGGAGGCATTGCTGTACAAGCGTCCGATGGTGGTGGCCTACCGTGTGGCGCCGCTGACCTACCGGATTCTCAAGCGCCTGGTCAAAAGCCCCTATATCTCGCTGCCCAATTTGCTGGCCGAGCGTCTGCTGGTGCCCGAGCTGATTCAGGATGCGGCCACGCCCGAGGCGCTGGCTCAGGCCGTGGCGCCGCTGATCGATGGTGGTCAGGTGCAGACCGAGGGCTTTGATCTGATCCACCGTGCGCTGCGCCGTGATGCCTCGTTATCGGCGGCTGACGCGGTGCTCAAGCTGGCCGGGCGCGACTGATGCAGCTGGGGCTCGATTTCACCCTGGTTGAGGAACTGGTCGCCGGCGTTGATGAAGTCGGGCGTGGCCCGCTCTGTGGGGCGGTGGTCACGGCGGCGGTGATCCTCGACCCGGCGCGGCCGATTCTTGGCCTGAACGATTCGAAGAAGCTCACCGAGGCGCGTCGCACGGTGTTGTTCGATGAGATTCGCGAGAAGGCTCTGGCCTGGTGCATCGCCCGCGCCGAGGTCGAGGAGATCGACCGCCTGAATATCCTGCACGCCACCATGCTGGCGATGCAACGTGCCGTCGAAGGCTTGAGCGTCACGCCGAAACTGGCACTGATCGACGGCAACCGTTGCCCGAAACTGGCAGTGCCCAGCGCCCCGGTGGTCAAGGGCGACAGTCGCGTGCCGGCCATCGCAGCGGCCTCGATCCTGGCCAAGGTCAGCCGTGACCGCGAGATGGTGGAGATGGATCGCCTCTATCCCGGTTACGGCATTGCCGGCCACAAGGGCTACCCCACACCAGTTCATCTCGAAGCGCTCAAGCGCCTGGGGCCGACGCCGATTCATCGGCGTTCGTTCGGCCCGGTGCGCGCACTGCTCGAAGTCTGAGCCACTGGCCCTCAGCCAGACCCGCTTAGGCTACAATTCGCGCTTTGTCGTTTTCACTTGCAAGGCCGCCTCATGACCCAAGCGTTCGTCCATCTGCGTCTGCACACCGAATACTCCCTGGTCGATGGCCTGGTGCGGGTCAAGCCGCTGATCAAGGCCGTTGCCGGGGCCGGCATGCCGGCGGTGGCGGTCACCGACATGAGCAACATGTGCTCACTGGTGAAGTTCTACAAGACGGCCATGGGCGCCGGGGTCAAGCCGATCTGCGGCGCCGATATCTGGATGGCCAGCGCCGAGGAAGACGGCCCGCTGACGCGCCTGACCCTGTTGGCGATGAACGCCAAGGGCTACCGCAACCTTACCGAACTGATCTCTCGTGGCTGGGCCGAAGGGCAGAGCAACGACCTGGTGATCATTCAGCGTGACTGGGTCAAGGAGGCCGCCGAAGGCCTGATTGCCCTGTCCGGCGCGCGTGAGGGTGAAGTCGGCATGGCGTTGCTGGCCGGTGACGAAGCCTTGGCCGAGATGCGCCTGCGCGAGTGGATGGCGGCCTTCCCTGAGCGCTTCTACCTGGAAGTGCAACGCACCAGTCGCGTCGGCGACGAAGAATACCTGCATGCCGCCGTGGCGCTGGCTGATCGTGTCGAGGCGCCACTGGTGGCCACCAACGACGTGCGGTTCATCAAGCAGGACGACTTCGAGGCGCACGAAACACGCGTCTGCATCGGCGAGGGTCGTACGCTTGATGACCCGCGTAGGCCGCGCAATTACTCCGATCAGCAGTACCTGAAAAGCACCGAAGAAATGTGGGAGCTGTTCTCCGATCTGCCAGAAGCACTGGAGAACACCGTCGAGATCGCCAAGCGCTGCAACATCGATGTGCAGCTTGGCAAATACTTTCTGCCGGACTTCCCCACGCCCAATGGCATGGGCATCGACGACTACCTGCGCCACGCCTCCTTCGAGGGGCTGGAAGAGCGTCTCCAGGTATTGCTGCCCAAGGACACGCCGGATTACGAGGCCAAGAGGCAGGTCTACATCGACCGCCTCAACTTCGAGCTCGACATCATCATCCAGATGGGTTTCCCCGGTTACTTCCTGATCGTTATGGACTTCATCCAGTGGGCCAAGAACAACGGCGTGCCGGTCGGCCCTGGCCGGGGCTCGGGTGCCGGTTCGCTGGTGGCCTACGTGCTGAAGATCACCGACCTTGACCCGTTGGCCTATGACCTGCTGTTCGAGCGTTTCCTCAACCCGGAACGGATTTCCATGCCTGACTTTGACGTCGACTTCTGCATGGATGGCCGCGACCGGGTGATCGACTACGTGGCCGAGAAGTACGGGCGTAATGCGGTGAGTCAGATCATCACCTTCGGCTCGATGGCGGCCAAGGCGGTGGTGCGCGATGTGGCGCGGGCGCAGGGCAAGTCCTACGGCCTGGCTGACCGTCTGTCGAAGATGATCCCCTTCGAAGTGGGCATGACCCTGGAGAAAGCCTACGAGATGGAGGAGCCGCTGCGCGACTTCCTCAAGAGCGACGAGGAAGCCCAGGAAATCTGGGACATGTCGCTCAAGCTCGAAGGCGTGGTGCGCGGCACCGGCAAGCACGCTGGTGGTGTGGTTATCGCACCGACCAAACTCACCGATTTTTCGCCGATCGCCTGTGACGAAGAGGGCGGCGGCCTGGTGACCCAGTTCGACAAGGATGACGTCGAGCAGGCCGGCCTGGTCAAGTTCGACTTCCTAGGTTTGCGTACGCTGACCATCATCAAATGGGCGATGGAGACCATCCACCGTATCCAGAAGCGCGACGGCGCGCTGGATGAGGATCTGGTCAACATCGACTTCATCCCGCTGGATGACAAGAAAACCTACGACATGCTGCAGAAGGCGGAGACCACTGCGGTCTTCCAGCTTGAATCGCGCGGCATGAAGGAGCTGATCAAGAAGCTCAAGCCCGACTGCCTGGAAGACATGATCGCACTGGTGGCGCTGTTCCGCCCTGGCCCGCTGCAATCGGGCATGGTGGACGACTTCATCAACCGTAAGCACGGTCGTGCCGAGCTGTCCTACCCGCACCCGGACTACCAGTACGCTGGCCTGGAGCCGGTGCTCAAGCCCACCTACGGCATCATCCTGTACCAGGAACAGGTGATGCAGATCGCCCAGGTGATGGCCGGCTACACCCTCGGCGGCGCGGACATGCTGCGTCGTGCCATGGGTAAGAAGAAGCCCGAGGAGATGGCCAAGCAGCGCGGTGGCTTCATCGAAGGTTGCGCCAACAATGGCATCGATGCCGAGTTGGCCGGTAACATCTTCGACCTGGTGGAAAAGTTCGCCGGTTACGGCTTCAACAAGTCGCACTCGGCCGCTTACGGTCTGGTGTCCTACCAGACTGCCTGGCTCAAGGCGCATTACCCGGCGCCGTTCATGGCCGCGGTGCTCTCGGCGGATATGCACAACACCGACAAGGTGGTTATCCTGGTCGAAGAGTGCCGCAACATGAAGTTGCGCATCGACCCGCCGGATGTGAACGTTTCCGAGTTCAAGTTCACGGTCAACGATGACGGCCGTATCGTCTACGGTCTCGGTGCGGTCAAAGGTGTGGGTGAAGGGCCCGTGGAGGCCATCGTCGAATGCCGTGCCGAAGGTGGGCCGTTCAAGGATCTGTTCGACTTCTGCAACCGCGTCGACCTCAAACGCATCAACAAACGCACCCTGGAGGCGTTGATCCGCAGCGGCGCACTGGATCGCCTCGGCCCCTATTATCAGGACGAGCTCAAGGCTTATCAGGCCAGCGTGGACAAGAACCGCGCCGTGCTGCTGGCGTCCATGGAAGAGGCCGTGCAGTCCGCCGAGCAGACCGCGCGCAGCGCCGAGAGCGGCCACATGGATCTGTTCGGCGGGCTGTTCGCCGAGCCCGAGGCGGACGTCTACGCCAACCACCGCAAGGCCCGCGAGCTGCCGATCAAGGAACGCCTGAAAGGAGAGAAGGACACCCTGGGCATCTACCTGTCCGGCCACCCCATCGACGAATACGAAGGCGAGATTCGCCGCTTCGCCCGTCAGCGCATCGTCGAACTCAAGCCGGCGCGCGACACCCAGGCCATCGCCGGGATGATCGTCAATCTGCGGGTGATGAAGAACAAGAAGGGCGACAAGATGGGTTTCATCACCCTCGACGACCGCTCCGGGCGTATCGAGGCCTCACTGTTTGCCGATGCCTTCGCCAGCAACCAGGCGCTGCTGCAGAACGATGCACTGGTGGTGGTCGAAGGTGAAGTCAGCAACGACGACTTCTCCGGCGGTTTGCGTCTGCGTGCCAAGCGCGTGATGAGCCTGGAGGAGGCGCGCACTGGCCTGGCCGACAGCCTGCGGCTGAAGGTCGCCGGTGAGGCATTGAAGGGCGATCGTCTGCGTTGGCTGGCCGAGCTGTGCAGCAAGCACAAGGGCGCTTGCCCGGTGACCGTCGACTACAGTGGCGAGGAGGCGCGCGCCTTGCTTCAATTTGGCGATGCTTGGCGAATCGACCCGGCCGACACTTTGATACAGGCATTGCGTGACCAGTTCGGGCGCGACAACGTCTTTTTGCACTACCGCTGATATGCGAGAGGAAAATTCCTCTTCGTGACAGCAAAGGCACCCGAGGGTGTCGACCCGCTGCGCCCTATCCCTTAAGGTAGGGCGCCTAATGGATACAGCTCCCCGGCCACTTGGCCGTCGACGCAAGACGGATGACTATGAACCCGAATTTCCTCGATTTCGAACAGCCGATCGCCGACCTGCAAGCCAAGATCGAAGAGCTACGCCTGGTTGGTAATGACAATTCGCTGAATATCGGCGACGAGATTGCCCGCCTGCAGGACAAGAGCAGCGCCCTGACCGAAAGCATCTTCGGCAACCTGACCAGCTGGCAGATCGCGCAGCTGGCGCGTCACCCACGCCGCCCCTACACCCTGGATTACATCCAGCACATCTTCACCGAGTTCGACGAGCTGCATGGTGATCGTCACTTCTCCGACGACGCCGCCATCGTCGGTGGTGTGGCGCGTCTGGGTGATCAGCCGGTGATGATCATCGGTCACCAGAAAGGCCGCGAAGTACGCGAGAAGGTGCGCCGAAACTTCGGCATGCCGCGCCCGGAGGGCTACCGCAAGGCCTGCCGCCTGATGGAAATGGCCGAGCGCTTCAAGATGCCGATCCTCACCTTCATCGACACCCCTGGCGCCTACCCGGGTATTGATGCCGAAGAGCGTGGCCAGAGCGAGGCCATCGCCTGGAACCTGCGGGTGATGGCGCGCCTGAAAACCCCGATCATCGCCACCGTTATCGGTGAAGGTGGCTCCGGCGGTGCGCTGGCCATCGGTGTCTGCGACCAGCTGAACATGCTGCAATACTCCACCTACTCGGTGATCTCGCCGGAAGGTTGCGCCTCGATCCTCTGGCGCACTGCCGAGAAGGCGCCGGATGCTGCCGAAGCCATGGGCATCACCGCCGAACGCCTGAAGGATCTGGGTATCGTCGATCAGGTGATCGCCGAGCCTCTCGGCGGCGCGCACCGTGATCCGGTCGCGGCATCCGAGTCTATCCGTCAGGAGCTGACCAAGCAGCTCGCCAGCCTGCAGAAGCACGATACCGACGCGCTGCTCAAGCGTCGTTACGATCGCCTGATGAGCTACGGCATCGCCTGAGGCTCTCAGCGGCTGTTGTAGGGTGCGCTGTGCGCACCAATGGCTGTAGTCGTCGGTATCCTGGTGCGCACCGCGCACCCGACGATATCTATCGCACACCACCACGGGCCTTCGGGCCCGTTGTTGTTTAAGCTTGGCCGATGACCGATCTCAGCATTCGCCTGCGCCAGGCCATGCAGCCGTGGCACACGGCTCCTGCCTGGCGTATTGCCTTCTCCGGTGGCCTGGACTCCAGCGTGCTGCTGCATCTGCTCGCCGATTGGGCGCGGCACGAGGATCTGCCGCCTCTCTCCGCCATTCATGTCCATCATGGCCTGCAGCCGGCGGCCGATGCCTGGCCGGAGCATTGCGCGCAGTTTTGTGCCCGCCTGGATATTCCCTTGGAGGTCGTCAGGGTGCAGGTGGCGCCCGGGGCAAGTCTGGAGCAGGCCGCGCGGCGGGTGCGTTATGCAGCGTTCGCTGAGCGACTGGGCTCTGGCGAGGTATTGCTTGGCGCCCAGCATCGTGATGACCAGGCCGAAACCCTGTTGTTTCGTCTGTTGCGGGGCGCTGGCGTGCGCGGGCTGGCGGCGATGCCGGTCAGTCGGCCGTTGGGGCAGGGCAGCCTGGTTCGGCCGCTGCTCGAATGCTCACGGGCTGAGTTGCAGGCCTATGCGCAGAGGCGTGGGCTTGCCTGGGTCGAGGATCCGAGCAACGCCGACGAGCGTTTCAGTCGCAATTTCCTGCGTAGGCAGGTGATGCCGCTGCTGGCCGAGCGCTGGCCGCAGGTGACGGCAAGCCTTGCACGCAGCGCCGGCCATCTGGGCGAGGCCCAGCAACTGCTGGAAGAGCTTGCCGAGATGGACCTGTTGGCTGCGCGTGGCGTTTGCGCATTTCCCTGGTTGCCTTTGCCTTCTCTGGATTTGTCGGCCGTTACCGCGCTGAGCGATGCGCGTCAGCGCAATTTGCTGCGGCATTGGCTGGCGCCCTTGAGCCGCATGCCCGATAGCGATCACTGGGGCGGTTGGTGTGACCTGCGTGATGCGGCCACGGATGCGGCGCCGATCTGGAAACTGGCCGATGGCGAGTTGCACCGTGCCGATGGGCGGCTTTGGTGGCTCAGTGGTGAGTGGCTGCGGCCGCTCGATTCACTCGATCTACCCTGTGACTCGTTTTCCGAATCGGTCGAACTTCCCGGCAATGGTCATGTGCATCTACAGGGCGAGTTGCCGCAAGGTCACTGGCATTTGCGTTACCGCCAGGGCGGTGAGTCGCTGCAGCTGCCGGGGCGTGGCCGGCGTGATCTCAAGCGTCTGCTCAATGAGCTGCGCGTGCCGGCATTCGTGCGCCCACGCCTGCCGCTGCTGTTCGATGGCGATGAGCTGATGGCGGTGGCGAACCTGTCGCAATCGTCAGAAATCCAGGCTGGCGGGGCGACTCTGCACTGGTCGCCGCCTATCGGCGCGCAAGGTTTGAGCTGGTAAGGCCTTTCGGGTAGACTACGCTCCCGTCTTAATACAGCTTTTGCCGACTCCCTCAGGGAGCTTGGCGGGCATGCCATTGTTCGTACTGATGGCGATCCTTTGCTTTCCCCGGCGGCACTGACCGCTTAAACGCAGACTTCTAGGGTTTTTCATGACGCGCTACATCTTCGTCACGGGTGGTGTTGTTTCTTCATTGGGGAAAGGCATCGCCTCGGCTTCACTGGCGGCCATCCTGGAGGCGCGGGGCCTGAAGGTCACCATGCTCAAGCTGGACCCTTACATCAACGTCGATCCGGGTACCATGAGCCCGTTCCAGCACGGTGAGGTGTTCGTCACCCACGATGGCGCCGAGACCGACCTCGATCTTGGTCATTACGAGCGGTTCATCCGCACCACGATGAGCAAGAGCAACAACTTCACCACCGGCCGTGTGTACGAAGACGTACTGCGTAAGGAGCGCCGTGGTGACTACCTGGGCGCGACCATTCAGGTGATTCCGCATATCACCGACGAGATCAAGCGCCGCATCATCAAGGGCGCCGGCGATGCCGACGTGGCCCTGGTGGAAATCGGCGGCACCGTGGGCGATATCGAGTCGCAGCCGTTCCTCGAAGCCATCCGCCAACTGCGTGTGGAAGTGGGTGCCAAGCGCGCCATGCTGATGCACCTGACCCTGGTGCCGTACATCGCCACCGCTGGCGAGACCAAGACCAAGCCGACCCAGCATTCGGTCAAGGAGCTGCGTTCCATCGGCCTGCAGCCTGACGTGCTGGTGTGCCGTTCCGACCACCCGATCGACGTGTCCTCGCGTCGCAAGATCGCCCTGTTCACCAACGTCGAAGAGCGTGCGGTGATCAGCCTGGAAGACGTCGACACCATCTACAAGATCCCGGGCGTGCTGCATGCCCAGGGTCTGGATGATTTCGTCGTCGAGCGTTTCGGTCTGGAGTGCGGCGGCGCCGATCTGTCCGAGTGGGATCGCGTGGTCGATGCCAAGCTCAACCCGGAAAAAGAAGTCACCATCGCCATGGTCGGCAAGTACATGGAGCTGCTCGATGCGTACAAGTCGCTGATCGAAGCGATGAGCCACGCCGGCATCCAGAACCGTACCAAGGTCAACCTGCGTTACATCGACTCCGAAGATATCGAGAACCAGGGCACCGGTCTGCTCGAAGGTGTCGATGCCATTCTGGTGCCGGGCGGCTTCGGTCTGCGTGGCGTGGAAGGCAAGATCAAGACCGTGCAGTACGCCCGTGAGAACAAGATTCCTTACCTGGGCATCTGCCTCGGCATGCAGGTCGCGGTGATCGAGTACGCCCGCAATGTGGTGGGCTGGGCCGATGCCAACTCCACCGAGTTCGACATGGCCAGCCAGCATCCGGTGGTCGGTCTGATCACCGAATGGCAGGACGCTGCAGGCAGCGTCGAGCAGCGCAGCGAGAACTCCGACCTGGGCGGCACCATGCGTCTGGGTGCACAGGATTGCCAACTGCAGAGCGGCTCCAAGGTACATGACTGCTATGGCAAGGATGTGATCGTCGAGCGTCATCGTCACCGTTATGAAGTGAACAACAACCTGCTGCCGAAGCTGACCGAGGCGGGCCTGAAGGTCACCGGCCGTTCCGGCGACGGCGCCTTGGTGGAAGTGGTCGAGGCACCTGATCATCCGTGGTTCGTCGCCTGCCAGTTCCACCCGGAATTCACCTCCACGCCGCGTGACGGCCACCCGCTGTTCAGCGGTTTCGTCAACGCTGCATTGGCTCAGAAAGCGAAGAAGGCTTAAGGCATGGCGCAGAAAATCATCAAAGTTCGCGATATCGAGATCGCCAACGACAAGCCGTTCGTGCTGTTCGGTGGCATCAACGTGCTCGAGTCGCGCGACCTGGCCATGCAGGCCTGCGAAGAATACGTGCGGGTGACCGAGAAGCTCGGCATTCCTTACGTGTTCAAGGCCAGCTTCGACAAGGCCAACCGTTCCTCCGTCACCTCCTTCCGCGGCCCCGGCCTGGAAGAGGGCATGAAGATCTTCGAGGAAGTGAAGAAGACTTTCGGCGTGCCGGTGATCACCGATGTTCATGAGCCGCATCAGGCCGCCGCCGTGGCCGAAGTGTGCGACATCATTCAGTTACCGGCCTTCCTCTCGCGGCAGACTGACCTGGTGGTGGCCATGGCCAAGACCGGTGCGGTGATCAACATCAAGAAGGCGCAGTTCCTCGCTCCGCAGGAAATGAAGCACATCCTGACCAAGTGCGAAGAGGCCGGTAACGATCAGTTGATCCTCTGCGAGCGTGGTTCCAGCTTCGGTTACAACAACCTGGTGGTGGACATGCTCGGCTTCGGCATCATGAAGCAGTTCGAGTACCCGGTATTCTTCGATGTGACCCATGCCCTGCAAATGCCGGGAGGCCGTGCCGACTCCGCTGGCGGCCGCCGAGCCCAGGTGACCGACCTGGCCAAGGCCGGTATGAGCCAGGGGCTGGCTGGCCTGTTCCTGGAGGCGCATCCGGATCCGGATAACGCCAAGTGCGACGGCCCGTGCGCCCTGCGCCTGAACAAGCTGGAGCCTTTCCTCACTCAGCTCAAGCAGTTGGATGACTTGATCAAGAGTTTTCCGCCCATCGAGACTGCCTGAACCGGACGCAATCCGGTAAAGTGCCGCCCGAGCAAAATCACCCTGACCCGTGAGTCAGTGCGAGCCGTCGATCTGCCCTTGGGCAGCGACGGCCCAGTGCAGCCTGCTGCTGCCGTCTTATCGTCAACCTTTGGAGCGTTATCAAGAATGGCAAAGATCGTCGACATCAAGGGTCGTGAGGTTCTCGACTCCCGTGGCAACCCCACTGTGGAAGCGGATGTAATTCTGGAAGGGGGCATTGTCGGTAGCGCCTGTGCGCCGTCCGGTGCCTCCACCGGCTCGCGCGAAGCGCTGGAGCTGCGTGACGGCGACAAGAGCCGTTACCTGGGCAAGGGCGTGCTGAAAGCCGTCGCCAATATCAACGGCCCGATCCGTGATCTGCTGCTGGGCAAGGATGCGACCGATCAGCAGGCGCTGGACCGCGCGATGATCGAACTCGACGCTACCGAGAACAAGGCCAAGCTCGGCGCCAACGCCATCCTCGCTGTATCCCTGGCTGCCGCCAAGGCGGCTGCCCAGGCCAAGGGTGTGCCGCTGTACGCGCACATCGCCGACCTCAATGGCACCCCGGGCGTCTACTCCATGCCCGTGCCGATGATGAACATCATCAACGGCGGCGAGCACGCCGATAACAACGTCGACATCCAGGAATTCATGGTGCAGCCGGTTGGCGCCAAGAACTTCGCTGATGCACTGCGCATGGGCGCCGAGATCTTCCACCACCTCAAGGCTGTACTGAAGGCTCGTGGCCTGAGCACTGCTGTCGGTGACGAAGGCGGTTTTGCGCCGAACCTGGCCTCCAACGAAGACGCTCTGGCTGCCATCGCCGAAGCCGTGGCCAACGCTGGCTACAAACTGGGTGACGACGTGACCCTGGCTCTGGACTGCGCCTCCAGCGAGTTCTTCAAGGACGGTCAGTACGATCTGGCTGGCGAAGGCAAGGTGTTCAGCGCCGAAGGTTTCGCCGACTATCTGGCAGGCCTGACCCAGCGCTACCCGATCATCTCCATCGAAGACGGCATGGACGAGTCCGACTGGGCGGGTTGGAAGGTGCTGACCGACAAGATCGGCGAGAAGGTACAGCTGGTTGGCGACGATCTGTTCGTCACCAATACCAAGATCCTCAAGCGCGGCATCGACGAGAAGATCGGCAACTCGATCCTGATCAAGTTCAACCAGATCGGCTCGCTGACCGAAACCCTGGAAGCCATCCAGATGGCCAAGGCCGCCGGCTTCACCGCAGTGATCTCGCACCGCAGCGGCGAAACCGAAGACAGCACCATCGCCGACCTGGCCGTGGGTACTGCTGCTGGTCAGATCAAGACCGGTTCGCTGTGCCGTTCCGACCGTGTATCCAAGTACAACCAGCTGCTGCGCATCGAAGAGCAGCTCGGCGCCAAGGCACCCTACAAAGGCCGTGCCGAGTTCCGCGGCTGATTACTGCGTGGTAGAAAAGGGCGACGCAAGTCGCCCTTTTTTGTGGCGGCCTAGCGCTGGTGCGGCATGTAGGAGCGGATTTATCCGCGAATTTTCGCGGCTGAAGCCGCTCCTACAAGGGCTGTGCCATTGCTGATATGACCTTTTTCGTCGGCGTTTCGTCGATTTCCGGGAACCCTTGCACGGATGCAGAACCTTAAACCCCATGTCACTCATCAGTCGGCTTCTTTTCAAGCATGAACGCAGCCCCTACCATGCCGATGACTCAATCTGCGAGCCGCTCCATGCGTAGTCCGTACTGGCTGTTCATCGTGCTGATCCTGCTGCTTGCCGGTCTGCAGTATCGTCTGTGGGTTGGCGAGGGCAGTCTTGCCCAGGTCAGCCGTCTGCAGCAGCAGATCGCCGAGCAGCAAGGCGAGAACGAGCGCCTGCTGGAGCGCAACCGTATCCTCGAGGCCGAGGTGATGGAGCTCAAGCGCGGCATGGAGACCGTCGAAGAGCGTGCGCGACAGGAGCTGGGCATGCTCAAAGAGGGTGAAACCCTCTACCTGCTGACCGAATGAGCGTCCAGTTCTGGCTGGTGATCCCGGCGGCGGGCGTTGGGGCGCGGATGGCCGCTGACCGCCCCAAGCAGTACCTGCAGATCGCCGGTCGCTGCATCCTCGAACACAGCCTGCATTGCTTTCTCGATCATCCCGGCTTATTGGGCGCCATGGTCTGCGTGGCGGCGGACGATCCGTTCTGGCCGCAGCTCCCGGTTGCCAGAGACCCGCGTCTACGCCGCGCGCCCGGTGGGCGCGAGCGGGCCGATTCAGTACTGGCCGGGTTGCAGGCGCTGCTTGCTGAGGGCGCAGGCGCCGAGGACTGGGTGCTGGTGCATGACGCCGCGCGGCCCAATCTCGCCAGGCAGGACCTGGATCGTCTTTTGGTAAGCCTGGCCGATGATCCGGTGGGCGGCCTGCTGGCCGTGCCGGCGCGCGATACGCTCAAGCGTGCCAGTGCCGAAGGTCGGGTGGCGCAGACGGTCGATCGCAGCGTGATCTGGCAGGCCTACACACCGCAGATGTTCCGCCTGGGGGCGCTGCAAGGGGCTCTGGCGCAGGCGCTGGCCGAAGGCGTCGCAGTGACCGATGAGGCCTCGGCCATGGAGTGGTCAGGGCAAGCCCCGCGTCTGATCGAAGGCCGGGCAGATAACCTCAAGGTCACCCGCCCGGAAGATTTGCATTACCTGCAGTGCATATGGTCGCCGGAGCGTTGAACGGCAGGTGACATGTCAGTGGGTCCAGGGCTTGGCTTCTTTGCCCAGGTTGCGATCCAGCGCATTGGTCAGCTTGTTCATGGCGCCATCGATGGCTTGCTGCAGTTCTTCGGCATCGTGGGATACCGTCAGCGGGTCGCGACCTTTCATCCGCGCCTCGACCTTGCAGCGTTTATCCTGCGGGCCGCTCTTTAGCGCGTTCTCGTCGGAGAGGTGGACTTCGATCCGGGTGAGGTGGTCCTCGTAGCGTTGCAGTTTGCTGCGCACGCGATTACTGATGTCGTCCGTGAAGGCCATCGACGAGGTAACGTGTTTACCGCTATTGACCAGAACCTGCATAACCATGTCCTCATGCTGCTGAGTGGGTGAGCCCCGCGTGTCTATGGGAGCATCACGTGTGACGCGGCAGCCAGGGTGCAAGTTTCAAACTGGCTTGTGACAATGCATTGCGGTTCAGCGGAGCGACAGCGTGGTTGCCGCGCGTCAGGCTGGCTCGCTGTACTCGCGGCGCTGGCTCAATCCCAGGCGTAGCCAGTCGATCAACTGACGCACCTTGGGCGAGAGATGGCGCTGCTGCGGATACAACGCCCAGACTGCGGTGTTGGGTGGCCGATGCTGTTCCAGCAGGGAAATCAGCCGCCCACTGCGCAAGTGTTCGAGGACGTAGTAGTC
This region of Pseudomonas wenzhouensis genomic DNA includes:
- the eno gene encoding phosphopyruvate hydratase, whose protein sequence is MAKIVDIKGREVLDSRGNPTVEADVILEGGIVGSACAPSGASTGSREALELRDGDKSRYLGKGVLKAVANINGPIRDLLLGKDATDQQALDRAMIELDATENKAKLGANAILAVSLAAAKAAAQAKGVPLYAHIADLNGTPGVYSMPVPMMNIINGGEHADNNVDIQEFMVQPVGAKNFADALRMGAEIFHHLKAVLKARGLSTAVGDEGGFAPNLASNEDALAAIAEAVANAGYKLGDDVTLALDCASSEFFKDGQYDLAGEGKVFSAEGFADYLAGLTQRYPIISIEDGMDESDWAGWKVLTDKIGEKVQLVGDDLFVTNTKILKRGIDEKIGNSILIKFNQIGSLTETLEAIQMAKAAGFTAVISHRSGETEDSTIADLAVGTAAGQIKTGSLCRSDRVSKYNQLLRIEEQLGAKAPYKGRAEFRG
- the kdsA gene encoding 3-deoxy-8-phosphooctulonate synthase; protein product: MAQKIIKVRDIEIANDKPFVLFGGINVLESRDLAMQACEEYVRVTEKLGIPYVFKASFDKANRSSVTSFRGPGLEEGMKIFEEVKKTFGVPVITDVHEPHQAAAVAEVCDIIQLPAFLSRQTDLVVAMAKTGAVINIKKAQFLAPQEMKHILTKCEEAGNDQLILCERGSSFGYNNLVVDMLGFGIMKQFEYPVFFDVTHALQMPGGRADSAGGRRAQVTDLAKAGMSQGLAGLFLEAHPDPDNAKCDGPCALRLNKLEPFLTQLKQLDDLIKSFPPIETA
- the ftsB gene encoding cell division protein FtsB, with the protein product MRSPYWLFIVLILLLAGLQYRLWVGEGSLAQVSRLQQQIAEQQGENERLLERNRILEAEVMELKRGMETVEERARQELGMLKEGETLYLLTE
- a CDS encoding HPF/RaiA family ribosome-associated protein gives rise to the protein MQVLVNSGKHVTSSMAFTDDISNRVRSKLQRYEDHLTRIEVHLSDENALKSGPQDKRCKVEARMKGRDPLTVSHDAEELQQAIDGAMNKLTNALDRNLGKEAKPWTH
- the ispD gene encoding 2-C-methyl-D-erythritol 4-phosphate cytidylyltransferase — protein: MSVQFWLVIPAAGVGARMAADRPKQYLQIAGRCILEHSLHCFLDHPGLLGAMVCVAADDPFWPQLPVARDPRLRRAPGGRERADSVLAGLQALLAEGAGAEDWVLVHDAARPNLARQDLDRLLVSLADDPVGGLLAVPARDTLKRASAEGRVAQTVDRSVIWQAYTPQMFRLGALQGALAQALAEGVAVTDEASAMEWSGQAPRLIEGRADNLKVTRPEDLHYLQCIWSPER